GTTTCTGTGAagcatgattctatgactctaaatTGTTACTTGACGGATTTTTCTCAATATTTCACTTAATTATTGTGACCATTGCTACTTTGATCAAATGAATCCAATTCGGTTGTCAGGTAGATGTGGTGTATAAAAAAGTAGTTAAATGCAGTAATAGTTCGTGTGGTACAttacattctgaaaatgaaattgataAATATTATAGGGAAAATTGTgtatttcacatctttcttaaaataatttttcttcttagagaGGCTCACAGTCAAACAGAGAAACGAAGGAGAGACAAAATGAATAATTTGATAGAGGAATTGTCTGCTATGATACCTCAGTGCAATCCTATGGCACGAAAACTAGACAAGCTTACAGTATTACGGATGGCAGTGCAGCacttaaaatctttaaaaggtAGGTTTTAGGGAACTAATACTTGAAGTCCTTTTTCTATCAGGAGTTATACtatgtgttttctttggcaAATACATCTAAGGTCGTCTATTTTGTTTACTTGCTGATTTCAGTTCTGAGTCTGTTCTTAATTTAATTTGATAGGCTTGTAGTTTCCAgaattttgttcctttttggcttttttttctggtatacTAAGCAACTCTTAAGTGTTTGATACCTTGTGCTAAAGCTTTGCCTTGCAATCAAGTTAATCCTCGattcttttttgaaattataGGGATCAAGCAATTCCATCTTCCGTTATTTTCTAACCCTCAAATTAAACGTTTTGCGATCTCTCCACTTTCCTTCATACTTTCTGTAACAGTAATACATGTGGTCCTGTACTGACATCACTAGCTGAATGGCTAGTGAGAGGAAAATGCTCTTCATAGTCCTGTTTGTTACTGCATTGTTTGGGATTGCATCAGCTCTTTGTCTCTGTATTGGAATTTCTTGTTTATCAGTTGAGTTTAAAATGTACGCCATTGAAAAAgacctttgaaaaaaaaatacctaaattCTGTAAAGGCATGAAGTTGAAGGCCAGGTCACTTAGGAAATATTGAATACTTCTGACGAGTTATTTGTCTAGTGtgagttcagaaaaaaagtcttgtaaACAACGGGAAACCATGCTAATGCTTAGCTAAAGAAACTGATCTAAGTAGTTTCACTGGTAGGGGGTATAGGGGGGGGCTTCAGCAGTAAGTTACGTTTTTTATAGTGTAGTTTACTAGTGTACTTTCATAAACAAAAGgcataaaattaaagaaaaagatttaaaaaataatatttgtcaGTAGTCAAAAGGAACATCGTTATGACATACTTTAAACGAATAGTTGATGACTGTAATTACATTTGAGTCTTAAACACTATGTAATGTTAAAGAGTGCAAAGAAAAAGTGTTATTAAAAGCTGATGTTCTCAGTCACCTTACAAAGTACTCACAGATTTCAGTGAATTATTTAGTATAGATATCAGAGTCTAACGAGGTTATAttctttcatctccttttaCTGTTGTAGCTTTGAGGGTTTTCTTTCTCCCGTAAGAAACAATATATACAAACACAAGTTACACATAAGATTTAAGGTTTTTTGGCAACGCTATTTTAGTATAATTTAGTCAACTGTAAGCAAAGACTATCTGCCTTGCAAAAAATTAGATTATGGATAAACATCTAATAAGAATCCCCTGAGTCTTAAGTCAAAGCAATGTAGGAAATGAATTATCTTAACAGTAATGTACTCAGAATATTTAGGATGGAGGGAATTCTCAGTCATcacaaactctttagcagggtctttgatgacaggacaaagggaaatggtttcaaactaaaagaggggaaattcaggttggatataaggaagaagtattttacagtgaggcacaggaacaggttgcccacagaggtggtaGAAGCCTCATCCctgttcaaggtcaggctggatggcattctgagcaacctgatcgagctgtggatgtccctgttcattgcgggggagttggactagatggcctttagagatccctttcaactctaaagattctatgaaTTTCTGGAAGTCTTGTCCaagtagctgagaattttgcATAAATAATATCACAGATTAGCAGGGTACGCATTGCACTTGGAGTTTAAACAAGCATCTTCGTCTtgacaatgaaaacaaaaatctatagCTCAAACAGCATTGTTTTAACAGTGAATTATGAAAACTCTACTTCATCCAGCACTGTGGTTATATGtatcttcaaaacaaatgctttaaGACAATATAGGATAATGAGTTGAATTAtagcaaatacaaaaaatatctAGAAAAAGTGGTGTAAATTCTTAAAATGGCTAAGAAGGATTTTAGAGTATTTGACACAGATGCTGGGACAGTAAGTGTAATGAGTCGAATGTACAGTACCTCTTCAGTTTAACTACTTGGAGTGATTTTTTTGGATGGCTCAATATAGAGTACTAATGAGGCTTTATTCATGCTAGTAGAAGGCAACTGATAACATAGGAATTATTCAGATTCAGTAAATGTTGAAAGTTCTGGAACAGGTCtacaaaatgtttctaaataatGCAGATCTCATAATACCATTTCTCTAGTAGTATACTAAAGATATCTGATCAAAAGTTTCCTTGTTTTGTGCTAAATAAAAGACATGGAAATATCTGGTGGTATGTCCAAATTCAATATCCACATATGTTTAAGAAGTTTGGTTggttctttttaagaaaaaaaaggcaaaattcttAAAACTTTGATTCATCTGTCCTTATTGCAAAGagaatttacaaaataaagaccaaataataaatataattttgttaaaattgaattttaaatgtatctTTTGACATTCTATGTATGTCTACAAATAAGCTATTTTCCAGGTTCCACTAGCTCTTACTCGGAAGTCCGGTATaaaccttcatttttaaaggatgaTGAGCTCAGACAATTAATCCTTAGGGTAAGTAGAAGGCAAATTTCTCGGTGAAATTATGTCCTCTTTAAAGTTTGCTGTTAACTTCAGTTTTTAGTTTGAGAGAGCTTCCCACCCCCACCTCCCTTCCATCTTTTCCTTCAAGCAAGTGCTTTGATGTGCTTAGTAGTTTTGATTTATAACCTCTGTACAGGAAACAGGATTTTTCATGAAGAGATACAGAAGATGATAGCAGATGGCAATCCTTCAAGGGATGATAAATCTGTGTACACTCTGCATATTTAATActtaaaatgtttgtaataCTATATTGAAGTCTACACACGAGCATATAGAATAATCTTATTTACATATAGATACACTTACAGTTGTTAGCTGTGCTTCATTTAAAATCCTAGCAATATAATTgggaaaagatgcagaaataatacctgaaagaagaactttcttttttttttttgcatggagtCATACACCCACGCCcctttactttttctcttttgcagctattttctttttcctttgctgcaatAACACAATTTGGCACAATCTGTAAGATGACTCCATGCTAAGCTGTTTTGCAGCTGGCCTTCTTTTTCCCAAAGCTATGTTTAGGAAACTCTAGCTGTCTGTATTTGAAGGTCTAATTTGGTCCTTGCAAtcttttaaattgctttttgctgtgacttttaacttatttaataaaaaatatacaaatgtaCTTCCTTATATTTATCAGTATTCAttgtatattttaattgtatgtttttaaatattctatttttatattttcaggcTGCGGATGGATTCCTGTTTGTGGTTGGatgtaacagaggaaaaattctgtttgtctCAGAATCAGTTTGCAAAATACTTAATTATGATCAGGTGGTTATAATTGAGTTTCTTGGTTTGTGTTTACCTTACAACTTCTTCTACTTAGaagtttttaaacttttttggtttattttatcCTTTAGTATAATTTCTTGGAATATCCTTGGTTTAACCTCTTTCAGATTAAGGCCTAATTTCctggaataaatatttcaaagtgcAGTCAGTGTTCGTGACCTGAGTAATAACTGGATTTTAGTTGATCATACTGTAGAATTGCTAGTCTGAGGGAAAAGGATAATTTGAAAATGTCCTAATTTTATCCCTGGGAGATTTCCTTTAAAtggtgattttctttctttttttcttttcttttttttaaacctgagGAAAATCAGTTATatagcagtgtgcccaggtagccaagaaagccaatggcatcctggccaGTATCAGAActagtgtagccagcaggagcagcgaTGTGATTGTCCCgctgtactcagctctggtgaggccacatctcacgtactgtgctcagttttgagcctctcactacaagaaagacatcaaggccctggagcttgtccagagaagggcgACCTTTGCATTAAGGTTAGATAGAGACTGGgtaaataaaaaagatggagCGTTTATCCTGCTTTCTTAGAAGCTTTGCACTACGTCCATTAGCAGTGCTGTTTTGCCCAACTAAATGAGAGCTCAGAGTCATTAGGTAGCattaatttcttcctatttcttccCCTTATCCCCCCCATTCCCAAAATAATCCGTGAGGGTAGTTATTTTGCAGATAACCTTCTTTCTAAAGGATCAGAAATCATGttaagtaaacaaaaaaaaccattctGTTTTGCAACACTCGATCCTTTTGAATATGCAATTAAATTGAGTATTTTTTCAAAGGGAAGTTACAGATTATATATTTTGCTACCctgttttgataaaaataatggaaaagtaaATGCAGATTGATATCAAAAAGTTTAGAATaactggtttttgtttttcaatagcgcagatttttttttctcttttaaatagaCCAGTTTAATTGGACAAAGTTTGTTTGATTACTTGCATCCAAAAGATGTTGCCAAAGTTAAGGAGCAACTTTCATCTTCAGATGTCTCTCCCAGAGAAAAGCTTGTAGATGGCAAAAGTAAGTCGTATTTGAATGCactcaaatttcttttttattttttgaggtGTTAATAAGTCAGTTCTTATGTAGGAAATAATCGTGTATGCATAGATGTACAAGCTTGAAATACAATTTCTATGAAAAAACATGTTTCAGTGCTCATCTGCTGCTTataatttatttgcagtttaaaaattaGCACAGAAAAGAACTTGTTGTAGGTAATAAGAGTGATTGAATTTAGCATTGTTGAACGTTTACCAAGTTGTAGTCTGACATTCTTTCTACCAGGcatactacttttttttcttgtatttgatAGGTCTTGTCAATACAAAAGACCTGATGTAGTCGAACATGgaataaaatacttcagtatCAAGAATCActgtcttctctgaaaatgcTAAGTGTCAATCCGAATTTAACCAAATCTGTTTACAGTTATTTCTAATATGGAAAGCATTGTGTATTCTGCAGCTAATAACTATTGTATAGCTGGCTTTTATAGGCATCTTTGCGCTTCTTCTATGTACCAAACAGAAGTTGAAAGTTGATAAAGCATATTTATTACAATATGATTCAAAATGTTAAGTATAGcttaaattcagttttgcagttctttttaaatttggaaTCTGTGTTATAGCCatgttttctttgccttgttTAAAGTTATTAGGcgttttttcttttgtaattgcAAGGACAAAATTTAGGCAACTAAACAGTAAGGAAAACATACAAGAAACTGAAGATAAGGCCTTGGACTCAGCAGCTTTattcttggatttttttgttttctttaactacTTTACTAAATTTTTGTAAGCTGGCTTGCAAGTACATACAGATTTCCAAGCTGGACCAGCTCGACTGAATTCTGGTGCTCGACGTTCCTTCTTCTGTCGGATAAAATGTAGTAGGACCACAGTCAAAGAAGAGAAGGAGTGCTTACCCAACCCAAAGAAGAAAGGTATTCAAACAGTGTAGCTGAAACGGGGGCTTTCTGTCTTGAAATTTGGTATATTTAAGTTCCAGGCCAGTAGTGTGACCCTTCTAATTATCACTGATTTCACGTAGTAGCTGTAGAAAAGTGTAAATATGTACTGGGGGcatgttttgaaaaacagtctAATTGTACTCTTTCTCCTCCCAATTCACTCctgagaagaggaagggaggaaggaaccTGGGTTGCATTGTTGGTTTAGGAGACACGATCTGTTCTAGTCAAATTTTTGACAGCACTGGAGCAGATCAGAAGAGTTAAACTAAATAACATATGTCTTGAAGATAACTATATGAATAAGGCCTGCAAAATCTgctgttttggaggaaaaaaaagcaagtaaaaccTTCATCTGATTTACATTTTGTATTGTGTGTACTTACAAAATatgacttttccttttttgttttttttttaatagtaaagtTAATTTATTGTGtaattccatttctttttccaattaCTTTAATTTAGTTCATAGTTTTAATTTAGTTTTGGTATGCCTGTAGAGCAGTATATTCTTGTCAAGTTTTCAGtgaattaatcttttttaaacGTGTAATTTCCAGCTTTTGTTTAATGTCTTGGCattaatttttgcaaaaaaaaaaaaaaaacttgcagacATTATTTGATCTTTAAGGAATCTTcctacttttttatttcaatgtaaCCTGTTACTCTTGAGATATATTATACAAGAATACATTCTAAAATGGATCTGCCACTGAAAATTGGAAAAATTCTGTCTCCCTTGATGTGACAACTAACTTGGTGAGATAAGAATTTAGCTGTGACAAACATGCTTTCACGGAAGCAGTATTCAAAGAGAACAGATTAAAATTTAGTAATTGCAGTAAAAATATGTTAAGATCTTAGTGTTCACAGAAGATAATTTGATTTGGAAGCTACAGAATGCTTCTTTAGTTTATTTGAATTTATAACATATCAGAAACCatataaagaagaaacagtGGGTTGCTaagcttctgttttgttgttttgtttttttttcctgtgagatTGCACTGTCAACACCTATAATTTATCTCCATAAATCTTACATAGGTTTAGAAGCACTCTCTTCAGGTAAGCCAAAATTAAGtagaacaaaattaatttaaaagcacaGTGTAAAATTATCTATAGCCTTCTACAGTTGTTGTAAGTATGCATAAAATATGATTGCTGGTCTTATGgtgttagatttttttaattatattttgaacCATAAAtgcctattttatttctttgtactAGATCACAGAAAGTATTGTACCATTCACTGTACTGGATATATGAAGAACTGGCCTCCTAGCGAGGTGGGagtagaagaggaaaatgatgtAGAAAAGAACAGTAGTAACTTTAACTGTCTTGTTGCAATTGGGAGGTTACACCCTTACATTGTTCCACAAAAGAGTGGAGAGATAAAAGTCAAAGCAACAGAATTTGTTACACGATTTGCCATGGATGGAAAATTTGTCTATGTAGATCAGCGGTaagagttttcttctttaatgagGAGGAAATGACGTGACTTAGTTAGGTTTTGTAAACTTTTCTGTCAGAAAGGACTGCAATTTTTCAAGCAGGATAGAATTTCTAGATCTGTACACACAAAGAGCTTTGTCGTGAATCTCAATCCTTGGGCTTTATTTTGTTAAACATAAAGTATAATGTAGCAAAATAAGTGTATTGTCCTTTAGGAAAGTGTAGGCTAGCAAGATGAAAATGCATCATAACATACACTCATATACGTATatattcataattaaaaatttcaAGAGAGTGTCATAGCTATACATATGACTTATATTTGTTTATAAGCTGcactgacagagaaaaaaagtaataagcTCTTCACCAAAAATGACTTATTCTTTACATCTTAATGTTTGGAGCAAATACATTACATTAAATAagttacaaaattatttcattagaAGCGTAAGCCAAGTTCCtattttctgaacttttctaaaacagatttttgtttgtcaTACAGACTGTTACcacttcacattttcattattGTCACCAGAAGACTTTGATTGCTTTCAGCCACCTCATCTTGTATCTGAAAGTGTCAGTTCAAACTTATTCCTTAACCTGGCAGAGCAAAATTTaactattaattttttaaatgactcaTTGTGTGGGTTAGGTACTCCGATTGCCTAATTGGAAGAGCTAATGATCGTATGTACTTTGTGTTCATTTAAGTTGTGCATACAAATGGCTTGCATGTTTAAACActgttattttgtctttgaattgATACTCAATACACAGTCTTGTTATCCTGTGTTATTCATTGCAAACAGATTCAAGGTAAACTGCAGTCAATGTTTGCTATTGTTTTAGAGCTATCCTAATGCCGTATCTTTTCCCAAACATGAACGTAAGCatctatttctttaaatattcattttctgctttatctgatactgaagaaagcaagctttgcaATTGTTTGAATCCACCGCAGTTCATCTTCTTATTTCTAACAGTGCAACAGCAATTTTAGGGTATCTGCCACAAGAGCTTCTAGGAACTTCTTGTTACGAGTACTGCCATCAAGATGATCACAATCATCTAGCTGAAAAACATAAAGAAGGTACAAAATGATTGGTTCTCCCAGGCTATATACAACTACATGTAATTGCTGTGTGAAAACAGTGCAAATCAAAAAATCAGAAGCTGGGaattaatgaaattaaacaatCTTAGCATTGTCCCTTTTATGTCTGCGTTAAGACGTGCCCCCATAAAGTGTGTGAGAAAACCAGGGACAACTCTCTGTTGTCAAGGATCTTGTCAAGACAATCTTCTCTTGTCTTGGATCTTCGTGCAGTGCTTTAGTTGCAAGGGAATAATGCTTCTTTCAACCCCGTGCTTCAATTCTTTATAAGAATAAAGGAGTTCTGAAGAGCAAATGTGCCTAATAGTGTAATTAAAGACACCATTGATGAAAGTTCACCAAATCAGGAGTCTCCCCACTAGTCGTCTACAGAAACTTAGTACATGGGCTCTCACTTAAGATCAGTAGCATTGTTAAAACAGTAGTTTAATTTCAGAGAGGTCTtattctgtacatttttctggcatttaatttgaatttctgatcatcaaaaacattttggttttttgataccacaaaacattttttttttttagctcaacTCTGTCCTTGGAAGTATGAATGTAGTGATTATAATTCCTCTTTCTTATCTAGTGttgcagaataaagaaaaagtatttacaAATTCCTACAAATTTAGAGCGAAAGATGGAACTTTCATTACTTTAAAGAGTCAATGGTTTAGTTTCATGAATCCATGGACCAAAGAACTGGAGTACATTGTATCAAACAACACTGTAGTATTGTAAGTAATTCATTATATAATTCTCCATGTTAATTTTTGTCTTAATTACAGTTAATGTTAATAGAAAACAACCTGTTTAAGAAGCAGAGCATGATTAGAAAATACCAAAAGTGCATAAAGAGGTTGAGTAACGTGGAAGAATGTTTTGCATTTGATTTGCACCAGTTGATTTTGATTTCAGGCTCGGGTCATGGATTTTACTATGAAAACCGTGCAATTTACTCGTTGAAAAATTAGAGGAAAGAGTTTCTTATTAAAGGAAGGAA
The Numida meleagris isolate 19003 breed g44 Domestic line chromosome 1, NumMel1.0, whole genome shotgun sequence genome window above contains:
- the ARNTL2 gene encoding aryl hydrocarbon receptor nuclear translocator-like protein 2 isoform X1, whose product is MAEAGAGSAEGAEEERRAAEDNFPVDGNSCVASGVPSLMNPITKPATTSFNNSVVEIPRKRKGSDSDNQVHSAYFITCFYRDTVEVDGDPQKRSEDEEHLKIKDFREAHSQTEKRRRDKMNNLIEELSAMIPQCNPMARKLDKLTVLRMAVQHLKSLKGSTSSYSEVRYKPSFLKDDELRQLILRAADGFLFVVGCNRGKILFVSESVCKILNYDQTSLIGQSLFDYLHPKDVAKVKEQLSSSDVSPREKLVDGKTGLQVHTDFQAGPARLNSGARRSFFCRIKCSRTTVKEEKECLPNPKKKDHRKYCTIHCTGYMKNWPPSEVGVEEENDVEKNSSNFNCLVAIGRLHPYIVPQKSGEIKVKATEFVTRFAMDGKFVYVDQRATAILGYLPQELLGTSCYEYCHQDDHNHLAEKHKEVLQNKEKVFTNSYKFRAKDGTFITLKSQWFSFMNPWTKELEYIVSNNTVVLGHNESAEEQVSYGSQPAEGAVKQSLVSVPGMSSGTVLGAGSIGTEIANEILELQRLHSSPPGELSPSHLLRKSPSPALTVNCSNVPNKELIQLCPSEAEVLETSEQNQGAIPFPSNEPLLGGNSQLDFAICENDDTAMTALMNYLEADGGLGDPAELSDIQWAL
- the ARNTL2 gene encoding aryl hydrocarbon receptor nuclear translocator-like protein 2 isoform X4, which codes for MAEAGAGSAEGAEEERRAAEDNFPVDGNSCVASGVPSLMNPITKPATTSFNNSVVEIPRKRKGSDSDNQSEDEEHLKIKDFREAHSQTEKRRRDKMNNLIEELSAMIPQCNPMARKLDKLTVLRMAVQHLKSLKGSTSSYSEVRYKPSFLKDDELRQLILRAADGFLFVVGCNRGKILFVSESVCKILNYDQTSLIGQSLFDYLHPKDVAKVKEQLSSSDVSPREKLVDGKTGLQVHTDFQAGPARLNSGARRSFFCRIKCSRTTVKEEKECLPNPKKKDHRKYCTIHCTGYMKNWPPSEVGVEEENDVEKNSSNFNCLVAIGRLHPYIVPQKSGEIKVKATEFVTRFAMDGKFVYVDQRATAILGYLPQELLGTSCYEYCHQDDHNHLAEKHKEVLQNKEKVFTNSYKFRAKDGTFITLKSQWFSFMNPWTKELEYIVSNNTVVLGHNESAEEQVSYGSQPAEGAVKQSLVSVPGMSSGTVLGAGSIGTEIANEILELQRLHSSPPGELSPSHLLRKSPSPALTVNCSNVPNKELIQLCPSEAEVLETSEQNQGAIPFPSNEPLLGGNSQLDFAICENDDTAMTALMNYLEADGGLGDPAELSDIQWAL
- the ARNTL2 gene encoding aryl hydrocarbon receptor nuclear translocator-like protein 2 isoform X3, translated to MAEAGAGSAEGAEEERRAAEDNFPVDGNSCVASGVPSLMNPITKPATTSFNNSVVEIPRKRKGSDSDNQDTVEVDGDPQKRSEDEEHLKIKDFREAHSQTEKRRRDKMNNLIEELSAMIPQCNPMARKLDKLTVLRMAVQHLKSLKGSTSSYSEVRYKPSFLKDDELRQLILRAADGFLFVVGCNRGKILFVSESVCKILNYDQTSLIGQSLFDYLHPKDVAKVKEQLSSSDVSPREKLVDGKTGLQVHTDFQAGPARLNSGARRSFFCRIKCSRTTVKEEKECLPNPKKKDHRKYCTIHCTGYMKNWPPSEVGVEEENDVEKNSSNFNCLVAIGRLHPYIVPQKSGEIKVKATEFVTRFAMDGKFVYVDQRATAILGYLPQELLGTSCYEYCHQDDHNHLAEKHKEVLQNKEKVFTNSYKFRAKDGTFITLKSQWFSFMNPWTKELEYIVSNNTVVLGHNESAEEQVSYGSQPAEGAVKQSLVSVPGMSSGTVLGAGSIGTEIANEILELQRLHSSPPGELSPSHLLRKSPSPALTVNCSNVPNKELIQLCPSEAEVLETSEQNQGAIPFPSNEPLLGGNSQLDFAICENDDTAMTALMNYLEADGGLGDPAELSDIQWAL
- the ARNTL2 gene encoding aryl hydrocarbon receptor nuclear translocator-like protein 2 isoform X2, whose product is MAEAGAGSAEGAEEERRAAEDNFPVDGNSCVASGVPSLMNPITKPATTSFNNSVVEIPRKRKGSDSDNQVHSAYFITCFYRDTVEVDGDPQKRSEDEEHLKIKDFREAHSQTEKRRRDKMNNLIEELSAMIPQCNPMARKLDKLTVLRMAVQHLKSLKGSTSSYSEVRYKPSFLKDDELRQLILRAADGFLFVVGCNRGKILFVSESVCKILNYDQTSLIGQSLFDYLHPKDVAKVKEQLSSSDVSPREKLVDGKIHTDFQAGPARLNSGARRSFFCRIKCSRTTVKEEKECLPNPKKKDHRKYCTIHCTGYMKNWPPSEVGVEEENDVEKNSSNFNCLVAIGRLHPYIVPQKSGEIKVKATEFVTRFAMDGKFVYVDQRATAILGYLPQELLGTSCYEYCHQDDHNHLAEKHKEVLQNKEKVFTNSYKFRAKDGTFITLKSQWFSFMNPWTKELEYIVSNNTVVLGHNESAEEQVSYGSQPAEGAVKQSLVSVPGMSSGTVLGAGSIGTEIANEILELQRLHSSPPGELSPSHLLRKSPSPALTVNCSNVPNKELIQLCPSEAEVLETSEQNQGAIPFPSNEPLLGGNSQLDFAICENDDTAMTALMNYLEADGGLGDPAELSDIQWAL